A window from Bacteroidota bacterium encodes these proteins:
- a CDS encoding beta-lactamase family protein, with amino-acid sequence MKEKENLLQAVLDKTVNGKKIFGASFGLKKEGFTWFGASGNLSTQQPFFIASTTKLFTTAIILHLKSKGKLKLDDKISIYLDKSIMTGLHNYKGKDYSHDISIKHLLAHTSGLADYFQGKGTNGKSLEDELISGNDQFWTFEQAIERTKTMKPLFIPGAKGKANYSDANFQLLGKIIDVITNRSYSTNCDELIIKPLSLTNTYLYNDKNDTTPKTLYYKANELVIPKAMTSFGADGGIVSTSANMLIFIEAFFTGKLFPKEYINDLQEWNRIFFPMKSGVGIHLFKLPWIFNPTGAVPYFIGHSGLSGALAYYSPKENLFVVGTVNQVAHPDISFKTMIKFARIVMK; translated from the coding sequence ATGAAAGAAAAAGAAAATTTATTGCAAGCGGTTCTAGACAAAACCGTCAACGGTAAAAAAATATTTGGGGCTTCATTCGGTTTAAAAAAAGAAGGTTTTACTTGGTTTGGAGCTTCGGGTAATTTATCTACACAACAACCATTCTTCATTGCCAGTACTACAAAATTATTTACTACTGCTATTATTCTACACCTAAAGTCAAAAGGTAAATTAAAACTTGATGACAAAATTAGTATATATTTAGATAAGTCGATTATGACTGGCTTGCATAATTACAAAGGGAAAGACTATTCACACGATATATCTATAAAACATCTATTAGCGCACACATCGGGTCTTGCTGATTATTTTCAAGGAAAAGGAACAAACGGAAAAAGTTTGGAAGACGAATTAATTAGCGGTAATGACCAATTTTGGACTTTTGAACAAGCAATTGAAAGAACCAAAACGATGAAACCGCTTTTTATTCCGGGAGCAAAGGGCAAAGCAAATTATTCTGATGCCAATTTTCAGTTGCTCGGCAAAATCATTGACGTGATTACGAATAGATCCTATTCTACTAATTGCGATGAATTAATAATCAAACCTTTAAGTTTAACTAACACTTACTTGTACAACGACAAGAATGATACAACCCCGAAAACACTTTACTATAAAGCGAATGAACTCGTAATTCCTAAGGCTATGACATCATTTGGTGCAGACGGTGGCATAGTATCAACATCAGCCAATATGCTCATTTTTATTGAAGCTTTTTTTACAGGAAAGTTATTTCCCAAAGAGTACATAAACGATTTGCAAGAATGGAATAGAATATTTTTTCCAATGAAATCAGGTGTAGGTATTCATTTATTTAAACTTCCTTGGATTTTCAACCCAACTGGTGCTGTGCCTTATTTCATAGGTCATTCAGGCCTTTCTGGTGCATTAGCGTATTACAGCCCAAAAGAAAATCTGTTTGTAGTTGGAACAGTAAATCAAGTTGCACATCCCGACATTTCGTTCAAAACAATGATAAAGTTTGCGCGAATAGTGATGAAATAA